GCGCCGCAGAACATCGTGCGTCACCCCGATGTGCCGCCGGCCGTGTTTGCCCACATGTGGCGTGCGCTCAAGCAGGGCCTGCCGTGGATGGGCATCGTCAAGAACCGCTCGAAAAACGGCGACCATTATTGGGTCAACGCCTACGTCACGCCGATCTTCGACGGCCGCGAAGTCGTGGGCTTTGAGTCGGTGCGGGTCAAGCCCAGCGCCGATGAAATCCGCCGCGCCCAGGCCCTGTATCGCCGTCTCAGCCAAGGCAAGTCCGGCGCGCCGCTACAGGACACCTGGCTGCCGGCTTTGCTAAGTGCCGTACCGTACATGGCCACCGGTATCGCCGGCAGCCTTGCCGGGCTGTTCCTCAGCGCACCGATCGCCATTGCGGTAGCCGTCGCCGTCGCCGTACCGGTGGGCGTGCTCTGCTCACGCGTACGCCAAGGCAGCACCTTGCGCCTGCTGGCGGGTGTCGAGCCCTCCACCTCGGATGCCTTGATCGCCCAGATGTACAGCGACGCCAGTGGCCCCCAGGCCCGTTTGGAAACTGCGTTCCTCAGCCAGAATGCCCGCCTGAAGACCTGCCTTACCCGCCTGCAGGACAGCGCCGAACAACTCAGCGCGCTGGCCGGGCAATCCGATCAGCTGGCCACCGCCAGTTCCAAAGGCCTGGACCGCCAGCGCGTCGAAACCGAGCAGGTCTCGGCCGCCGTCAACCAGATGGCGGCGACCACCCAGGAAGTCGCCAGCCATGTGCAGCGCACGGCCGACGCCACCCAGCAAGCCAACGTCCTGACCGGGCGTGGCCGTGAAGTGGCGCGCGACACCCGCCAAGCCATCGAGCGCTTGTCGACGGTGGTCAGCGAGACCGGCGCCACCGTCGCGCAGTTGGCCAAGGACAGTGACGAAATCGGCAGCGTGGTGGACGTGATCAAAGGCATCGCCGACCAGACCAACCTGCTGGCGCTCAATGCTGCGATTGAAGCCGCCCGTGCTGGCGAACAAGGCCGTGGCTTTGCCGTGGTGGCCGATGAAGTGCGTTCACTGGCGCAACGCACCTCACAGTCCACCACCCAGATCCATGCCCTGATCACCCAGCTGCAGGCCTCGTCCAACAACGCCGTGCAAAGCATGGAAAACGGCCAACGCCAGGCCCAGGAAGGCGTGGCCTGGGTGCTCGAAGCGGACCAGGCATTGGTCGGCATCAGCGAAGCGGTGTCCCATATCACCGACATGACTACCCAGATCGCCGCCGCCACCGAGGAACAAAGCGCGGTCGCCGAGGAGATCAGCCGCAACATCACCACCATCGCCGAACTGGCTGACCAGACGTCGATGCAAGCCCATCAATCCACAGACCTGAGCAAGGAGCTGACCAATACGGCGGCCACACAATATGCGTTGGTAGAACGCTTCAATCGCTGATCAGCCGCTTCAGGGCGCCCGTCATTGAGCCTGGCGGGCGCCACGCCGCAGTTTTTTTTCGACGAATCCACAGTCATGACCTAACCTTGCAAAGCGCCTCGATGGCTTGAGCCGTCGGTTGCTGAAATCATGGATGAGAGAAGGACAAGCCGTAACGCAAACGGGTGATCGTCCCAATGTCGTAGCACAGTGCCAAGCAGTTGTGCGCAAGGCGCAACCTGATGTATTCCCGCGTTCCTCCCCTGCATTACCTATCCGCGTTATGGCTTTGGCTCGGGCGAGTTTGCATTTCGACTCTCTCTTCTAAAGGATGAACCCATGAGCGACTCAATCAGCCCGTCCAAGGACGACAAACCCTTCGAACCCAAGGGCGCTCCGTTGGCCCCTCGCAGCGGCAGCCAGGCTTTACCAAAAAACAAGTGGTACTACCTCAAGCTTCAATATGTCGATGACAACGGCAAGACGCAGGATAGTTTTGCCTATTTTGTAGGCAACCAGGCCAGTTGGAGCTTTTGGGACTACATCAGTGCAACGCCGTCCAACGGCGACAAAGCCAAGTTCAAAAACGTCTCCAGCGACGGCAACCGCATGCAGCTTCAGCTTCAGGACGGCAACTACCTGTCCTGCCGCGCGGCGCCGCGCCTGTGGCTTTATCGGTCAACGCAGGCGTACTCAGTACGCTGGGAGATTACGGGTGGGCAGCTGTTCACCGATTACCACGACGGGCCGGTGGGCACCTCCCATGAACGGATCGCGGTTCCAGACGCCTATTACATGCGTGTGGGGGATGGAACGCCGCTCATAAACTGCGAATGGGTTGAAGCCACCGACTGACCCGCGTGGACGGCAATGCTGCTCGCGTGTCGGGCGGCACTGCTTTGGGTTGGTCGCCGTGCCACTGTAGCGGTTGTCTGCGCACAAATCGTGGTTTGGGTGTGCTCAGGCAGACGGGTCAAATACCGCCGCTTGCACCAGCATGTCCAACAGCGAATCGGGGAATACGATGTCTTGCGTCGATCGCAATTGGTGTGCCGACCACCAGTGATGGTCAGCCATGACCTGAGTTTCTTCCGCAGTCCATTCGGCCTTTGACAGCACCTCGCTTTGGGCGTGAACCACAAAGTACTGCTCAACGGCGAGCACCGTTTCACCGCTGGGGACCATCATCGGGAAACGCAGTTCGCCCACGGAATCGCCCATTGTCTGGATCTGAATCCCCGTCTCCTCGCGCAATTCGCGGATGGCCGCAGCCTCAAAGGTTTCGCCCTCCTCAACCCCACCGCCCGGGGTAGCCCAATAGTTTTTCCCAGCCAGCGCGCCGTCGTTATGCACGAACCTGAACAGCAGGACTTTTCGGGAAGGGTTGATCACCAACAGTCGCGATGCCTTTCGTTCACGCATCTGGCGTACTCGCTTTTTGAAGTAGTTGCGCGATGGCCCTGCGCAAATTCCCATGCACGTCTTCGGCATAAGGCACCGCGTTTTTCCAGTCATAAAACCACGCGGGCATCTTGCGCTTGTCGTCGGGCTCCGAGGCGTAGCGCGGGAAGA
The genomic region above belongs to Pseudomonas sp. S35 and contains:
- a CDS encoding PAS domain-containing methyl-accepting chemotaxis protein yields the protein MRNNQPVTQREISLAPTQKLISATDIHGGITYCNDAFVEISGFERADLIGAPQNIVRHPDVPPAVFAHMWRALKQGLPWMGIVKNRSKNGDHYWVNAYVTPIFDGREVVGFESVRVKPSADEIRRAQALYRRLSQGKSGAPLQDTWLPALLSAVPYMATGIAGSLAGLFLSAPIAIAVAVAVAVPVGVLCSRVRQGSTLRLLAGVEPSTSDALIAQMYSDASGPQARLETAFLSQNARLKTCLTRLQDSAEQLSALAGQSDQLATASSKGLDRQRVETEQVSAAVNQMAATTQEVASHVQRTADATQQANVLTGRGREVARDTRQAIERLSTVVSETGATVAQLAKDSDEIGSVVDVIKGIADQTNLLALNAAIEAARAGEQGRGFAVVADEVRSLAQRTSQSTTQIHALITQLQASSNNAVQSMENGQRQAQEGVAWVLEADQALVGISEAVSHITDMTTQIAAATEEQSAVAEEISRNITTIAELADQTSMQAHQSTDLSKELTNTAATQYALVERFNR
- a CDS encoding NUDIX domain-containing protein, with translation MRERKASRLLVINPSRKVLLFRFVHNDGALAGKNYWATPGGGVEEGETFEAAAIRELREETGIQIQTMGDSVGELRFPMMVPSGETVLAVEQYFVVHAQSEVLSKAEWTAEETQVMADHHWWSAHQLRSTQDIVFPDSLLDMLVQAAVFDPSA